A window of Hordeum vulgare subsp. vulgare chromosome 5H, MorexV3_pseudomolecules_assembly, whole genome shotgun sequence genomic DNA:
GGGCGCCGTCGGCGATGATGTCGTCGGCTTCACCGGAGGATCAATGGAATTTCTTTGCAACAACGGTACTCTGTCTTCCTCGTGCAAGGAGGTGTACGTTGTGAGCGCCGAGGAGAAGAGCAAGTGGCGGCCATTGCCGCGGCACGAGTACCCGAGGCCGCTCGTCTTCCACGACGGCCGCCTCGCCTTCCTTCCGACGCCGCTCGCCGCCCTCGCCATGCTCGTGTGGCTCCCCTTGGGCGCCGCTCTCGCGGTGGCCCGCATCGCCGTCGCGATGGCGCTCCCGTACAAGTACGCCACGCCGATCCTCGCCGCCACGGGCCAGTCGTGGCGCCTCCGCggctcaccgccgccgccgccgtcgtcgcgcGGGCAGCTCTACGTGTGCAACCACCGGACGCTCATCGACCCCGTGTACGTGTCCATCGCGCTGGACCGCCCCGTGCGCGCCGTGTCCTACAGCCTGAGCCGGCTCTCGGAGCTCATCTCCCCCATCGGCCGCACCGTGCACCTCGCCAGGGACCGAGCCCACGACGGCGCCGCCATGGCGCGCCTCCTGGCCGGCGGAGCGCACGTCGTGGTCTGCCCCGAGGGCACCACCTGCCGCGAGCCGTACCTGCTCCGCTTCAGCCCGCTGTTCGCCGAGCTCAGCGGCGACGGCGTCGTGCCCGTGGCTCTCGCCGTCGAGACGGCCATGTTCCATGGCACCACGGCGGGCGGCTGGAAGTCCATGGACGCGCTCTACTACCTGGCCAACCCCAGGATGTGCTACACGGTGGAGTTCCTCGGCAGGGTCGATACGGCGCCCGTCAGGGGCGGCGCCGCCGCGAGCAAGGACGTGGCCAACCGCGTGCAGCGGCTGATGGCGGCGTCGCTCGGGTACGAATGCACCATGCTCACCAGGAAGGATAAGTACCTCATGCTCGCCGGCAACGACGGCGTGGTGCGCGCAAAGGGGGCAGCGTGCCAGCGACCGTGACTGAAAAAGAATTAGATGCAAGCGTCGAAAAAATATATGAGAGGACAAATTTGAGAACGAGAGTAGCCACAGCTCCGTTTCGAGAAAACAGAGTGGCCACAGCAAACAGCATATGTACTCTGTAAAGTTGTAGATTACCAGTCCCTCTGTTAAAAATATATACTCTTAAAGTTTTTGCACATCCTTCAACGCGCATTTGCCTTTTTTTTATATGAATGTGTTTGAAAAAATATACTCTCCATGAAAGAAATGATGTAAATAgtgtccatatatatatatatatatatatatatatatatatatatatatatatatatatatatatatataacattaaTCTTTTTAGAATTGAAGAGTGCACATTCAATTGAGGTCTTCAATTGACATTGTAACATCCAATTTTGAGCTGGTTAATAATTTTTCAAAGCTCTTTCATTTAattattatatttatatttttataaCACTATGCTTCTTAGTTTTAAAGACTCGCATTCAATTAAGCTCTCCAAGACTTCATTTAAAATTGGGTCATCTGACTTTGACCGTGTCAACAATTTCTCGAAACTCTCTCTTTCAATTCTTTAGATAAATACATTATGCTTTTTGATGAGTTTGGTTTATGATTTTGATCAAACCAACATATTTTTAAATCAATCAACAGCAATCGGCTTATAAAAACATATCAATCATGCTCATGCAGCCGTCGACGTAGAAATTTttgcatatatataagattagtTAGCATATAATATAGAATCACAATGCCCATCAGATTACCgaattataaataaaaataaaacacactATCTCATCTCCCCTACACATCAAACGAAATATTCCATTAATTTTAAAATATAAGGGATATTTGTTTTTTAgaaagtcaaattcttcaactttaaccaaggcaagagcaaaaatatcaacatccacaatataaaataaaaatatgataattcatttAACGGTGAATCTAATCACAACAATTTGATATTATGGATATTGATATATTTATCTACAAATTTAATTAAATTTAAAATGTTtgactttaaaaaaatatatatacattGTATTTTGAAACAATTTAATTCGGTTTTTGTTATCCAAGAGGGCAGCAAAGCGTGCCCAGTCCTCCTAGTATAAGTGTAATGCTACATGATGTTACTTTTTTGGGGAACTATAACTGGTAATCTTTacttaataataaagaggctatcgcttccgtcggaaaacccgccgaggttttttttacaaaaaaacccttactgtttatgacattaaactcgtagtatatattaaatatttttttaaatactcatatcttttaaaccgtaactccaaatttaacatattatacatggaatttgattagaaaaatatgtagaatttaaatatgatattattttatctgttaaacgtttaatagaaatactatctagggtgcaatcttaataaataagtcattattcgtctttctttcataccggtactcatctgggttgggaatgaacacgtcaacaaaatcaggattagagatgaaactgaaggtcacttgactgattctttgtacgtattaaatctacatgcaaaccgtgttaaaatagaagacctgtaaaattttgaactgcatttttgtaggataagaccatctttatttgtatcgtaactataaattctcaaattatagacattttttataaattaagagcgtgtgccgtgtggtatttctttcttccattgcaacgcatgggtccttttgctagtttaataataaagaggctatcgcttccgtcagaaaacccaccgaggtgattttacaagaaagcccttactgtttatgacattaaactcgtagtatatattaaatgttttttaaaatactcatatcttttaaaccgtaactccaaatttaacatattatatatggaatttgattagaaaaatatgtacaatttaaatatgatattattttatctgttaaacgtttaataaaaatactatctagggtgcaatcttaataaataagtcattattcgtctttctttcatatcggtactcatccgggttggggatgaacacgccaacaaaatcaggattagagatgaaactgaaggtcacttgactgattctttgtacgtattaaatctacatgcaagccgtgttaaaatagaagacctgtgaaattttgaactgtatttttgtaggataagaccatctttatttgtgtcgtaactacaaattctcagattatataccattttttataaattaagagtgtgtggtatttctttctttcGTTGCAAcgtatgggcccttttgctagttgaGGATAAAGGGTCCATCCAAATTAAATTTAGGGAGGAAGAGAATTATAGTTTGAACGCTAAGTAAAATGTTTACAATTCTTTATATGTCTAGCATTATTGCCCTATATAATGTTCACTAGTCATCTCTAAATGGCGCCTCCAATTGTCCGCGCTGATTGTCCGTAACGCGTCGGAGTGACCAAATGAGGAAGCAAGTACCGAGTAGGTACCATGGTAATTGTGTGTTTATAAGAACGAGTGTATATAAATATGTATGAGCGTCTGTATTTATAAAGTATTAAAGAAAAATATATCATGATAACTCTTCTCCATTTGTCCAACTTGCTCTTTTTGGCAATCTAGTTCGGGAAGAAATAGTCTAGTTCTTCCTAACTACAATTAtattaaattttaaaaaatagcAAAAGGAACAGAAATATCTAACTTTTTACCATCGAAGATGAGAGTGTGCTAGGAGTGTGCCAATATTCATGGTGAAATGACATGCAATGAGCTATAGATAAAAATAAATCATTTTGATTCTCATTTCACCAAGAGAGATCCTAGCACACTCGAGCATCTTAAGTGCAAAAAAATATACTATGTTTTGTTTGATTGTTATTATTTATTGTTCAAGACGGGTGTAGATAAGCATGAGTATCAAAACGCCGCCTCCCCAAATTGACACAAATTCGTCAAATTTTTTGAACTCATTTAGACATGCACATAGTCCATGCATTACATCACCAACAAAAAATAGCATTAAGCCCTAGCCTATCTACAAAACTCATTTGTCCTAAACCCTAACTAAAAGAAAGGGCTCGGCAATGATCTTGCAATAGCCGTGACCATCATCATGTTTGTGACGGCCCACACGGCAGTCTTCATGGCAACCTTGAGATCGGAGCGAGCGATAGCCGCAACCACCACCACCCCTCCTCGGCATCCCGCTAGGACAGGGAAGCCCGTCAGCAGTGGGAATGTGAGGGGAGCGGCGTTTACCAGCTCAGAACAAGCAATGACTACGATAACCATCGCCTCATTCTCGATTTTGTCGGTCCGCACTAGGAACATAGACGGATGAAGGTAACGGGTCATCGTTAGGGAAGAGGGCCTAGATCGGGACC
This region includes:
- the LOC123397823 gene encoding probable glycerol-3-phosphate acyltransferase 3, with product MVEEKMAGAHKFIFPNFLSLFFHGGCGAALPPPHPSDSDSDVLVHKRAPPSARLTDTTALVVDVDGGLLLSSGSLFPYFMLVAIEAGGLLRGLLLLLLYPVIACIGGDVAVRAMAFVAFCGLRATRFHAGRAVLPRWLLEDVGLEAFDAVRRRRPSGAAGRRTAVVWASRMPRVMVEPFLKEYLEADVADVVAAREMKVLWGFYTGFMEEGDGEAASEATKKIMEGAVGDDVVGFTGGSMEFLCNNGTLSSSCKEVYVVSAEEKSKWRPLPRHEYPRPLVFHDGRLAFLPTPLAALAMLVWLPLGAALAVARIAVAMALPYKYATPILAATGQSWRLRGSPPPPPSSRGQLYVCNHRTLIDPVYVSIALDRPVRAVSYSLSRLSELISPIGRTVHLARDRAHDGAAMARLLAGGAHVVVCPEGTTCREPYLLRFSPLFAELSGDGVVPVALAVETAMFHGTTAGGWKSMDALYYLANPRMCYTVEFLGRVDTAPVRGGAAASKDVANRVQRLMAASLGYECTMLTRKDKYLMLAGNDGVVRAKGAACQRP